The Halotia branconii CENA392 region ATCCATTTTTACTTGTAAGAGACTAACACCTGCATCAACCTGTGGAATGAAGTTGATTTTATTGATATTTTCTACAAAATCATTCCTTAGGCGTATCGACTGTACATAATTGAGTCTGCTTAACAACTTCGCTAGCAAAACGACTCAAAAGTATTCTTGTTATGTATAGCAACAGACACGTTATTTAGGACATCGTGTTTTGATTCAATGGGAACAGGCAACACTTCGACTACTTCGACTACGCCCTTCTCTACGAGAGGCTGCGCCAACGGCTTGCTTCGACTGCGCTCAGCAACCAACGCTCAGGCTAAACTCAGCACAAGTACGCTCAGTGCATCGCAGGCAACAGATAAATGTCTTAACAATTGCAGCTACTGTTATATTGCAAAAGCGATCGCTTAAATAATACTTTTATCTTAAAAAGTATCTTTTAATACTTAATATGCAAGTGTGTGTGTATTTATCAGAGGAGGCAGAAGTGAAAGAGCAGTTTTCCTTTTGCCTCCTTCATCTAATTCATTCGCTCATCACAGAAGCACAGGCTTGAGCTTCCTGCCAAAGTTTGTGCAAAAAGAACTCAACGCCTGAAGCGAAGCCACTGTTGGGTGCTGAGTTTATAGTAGTGACAAATACACCCATAACGCTTTCAGAACTATCTGATAACCAAGACCCCCTCAAGGTGACTTCTATATATTCGCGATCGCAAGCACACAAGGTAATGATTTTACTATCATCTCGCTTCACTTCATCTCTAAGCAAATCTACTCCTGGCAAATCTACTGGTAGTAAAAAAGAAGCCGTGCTGGGTTCAACGCACAAAATTTGCCCAACGCGCATTGCCAAAATCACTCGCTGTGCCACCCATTCCTCTGGTGACTGAGTGAGATACTCTAAATAAAAGCTCCCTTCGGTATAAGTTAATTTCAGCATTCTTTATGCTCTCCTGTTATTCCAGGTTTGCTTGCACATCTTCATAAAAATCCCTGCTTCTTGTTTAAGTGAAGCAGGGGTTAAAAATTGACCAAAAATTTTCTGGTCTTATATCGGTACAGTATTACTTCGTCTGTACTTCCCGCTTCTTTGATCCAGTTTTGGTTTTCCATTCAGCACACCAATACTGAGTGAGATATCTAAAATCATAATTACCTTTTTTAATTGGCCAATAATCTCGGCTACAACCCATAAATAAATACTCCACTTCCAAAATGGCTGATTCCCGACTGTTTCGGCATTAAAGAAGTAGAGATGTTTGCTGCGATGCGATCGCTATGTCAACATAATTCGTAATTCGTAATTACAATCAATGGGGGCTTGAACCCACAACTGATAGCGTAGCGGTAGCAAGCTTGTGAGCGTCTTAAAGACCACCAATTTTTAATTTGGTGGGGGCTATGACACCAAGTAATTACGAATTACGTAAAGCCTGCGGCATAGCTGCGCTTAGAGCGCAAGCGGTAGTAACGCAGGAGCGTCATTACGAATTAGTAATTATTTTGTCACTGCAAATCACTTGAATGTGTTCAAGTTGAAAGCCACTTTCTATTTTAACTTTCTTTTGTCAGAGTGGGAAACCCCAATAGCTGAAAGCCTTTTGGCGCTTTAGTTTTCGTTTTTTAACTAGAAATTTTAGTTATTGTTATAAAATAAAGCTTGAAAGCTTGATCAATTAACATTCTCAGAATTGGGCTTCAATTATTGTTTTTTGAGAGTGACAAAACAGGGATATGAAAGTTGAAGCAGGAAACGATAGTAGACTGACTTGTGAAGTAGAAACCACGCTCAAGGTAATTGGTGGACGCTGGAAAGTTTTGATTATTAGAGAATTAATCGCAGGCATAAAAAGATTTGGGGAGTTGCAGCGAGCCTTACCTGGAATTACACAAAAGATGCTCACTCAGCAACTCAGAGAAATGGAAGAAGATGGGATTGTCCATCGAGAAATTTACGCACAAATTCCTCCTAAAGTTGAATACTCATTGACACCTTTAGGAGAAAGTCTCAAACCAATTCTTTATGCAATGCATGATTGGGCTACTCAGCATGTGTCTCAATTAAATAATAAGCACAAAAGTTAAGTTAATTTTAAGTACTTTAGAGTTCATTCGTTACTTTGCAAATATTCAATTGCTGCCTCTAATTTTGACGGGTAGCCTTCAGCAAATCTTTCAAACCAAAGTCCTTCCGGGGAAAATGAATCTAATTTATCTAACCATTCTTTGGCACGAACTTTCAAAGTTTCTAGTTGTTTGGCTTTGATTTGTGCTTGTCGAAATTGTTCTTTCTCTAATTCTTGTTGTTTTTTCAACTCCTCAGTTTCATCTTGTGCTGCAAAATCAGCCTTAACTTCAGCTAAAAGATTATCTACTAAAGATGCAGACTTTGGTGACGATGAAATAAATTGTTTTGCCGCTTTGGATTTGGGTGGCTGTTGCTTTTCAGGTTGTACTTCATCATATTCAGCTTTGATCTGAGCTAATAGTTTATCAATAGCATCCATAATGTTTTAAATCTAATATAGCGGTTTTCTGATGAATGAAATCACCACTCTAGTCCCTAACTCTTATAGTAATCCGGTTTGATTCGGTGAATTTATTTGTGTAGGTAGGGAACAGGAAACAGGAAACAGGGAACAGTTAAGAAGGGATAGATATGTACTGAATCGTGTTCCTTAATCAAATAGGAGTCCTATAGTTCCTGACCCCTTTTCTTTAAAAAACGTCTAAACAAATGTTAAAACAGCAGACAATACAAGTCTTTTGACTTTTGCTTGATAAGCAGCGGTGCTAGTCATTAATGGCATTCAGCAGTACTTCAGATAAACTAAAATCTTCCATATCTTCCATTGTAACTGTGTCACAAATATCAAACTTAGCACCAGCGCTTTCGAGTTCATCATCTAAAACTTTTAGAAAGCGGGTTGCTTGTTGATCTGTGCCAACTTGAATAAATGAAATGCCTAGTTCTTCATCTCTATCCATGCGGCGAGAAGCTTCAATAATTACTTTCATTACCGCTTTGCGATCGTCTGGTTCACCATCAGTAACAACTAAAATTATTTCACCATTAGGTTTAGTTGTACCTGCACTTTTACGTTGAAAATAATCATCAGTTGCATGTTTTAACACAGCAGCTAAGTCTGTAGTTCCAGAAGGATCATTTTCTTGAAAAATTTGTCCTACCTTGCTGGTAGTAACATTGTCATAGCGTTTGAATCTACCAGAAAATAAATAAACAGTTATGCCATCTGGATCAAACTGCTCACACTTACTCGCTAAGGCTAAAGTAGATTCTTGGGCTGTTACCCATCTGCTTCTGCCACCCTTTTGATCTGGGGTTGCCATGCTACCGCTTTTATCAATAATTAAGGTATAGTCACGATTTTCTAGCATTTCTCAATTCTCCAATTATTTAGTTAATGGGCATTGGGCATGGAGCACTTGTACTGAGCGTAGTCGAAGTATGGGGCATGGGGCATTGGGCATGGGTAAAATTTATTTTTTTTGCTTGCCATCTCACTTGTGAAACATCCAGGATTAGTTAGTCGGTAATGGCATTCATTAATACATCTGCAAGACTCATGTCTTCTAAATCATCTAAGGTGACGGTATCGCAAATATCAAATTTAGCACCGACACCTTGTAACTGATCGTCTAAGGCTTTGAGAAACTTAGTTGCTTGGGAATCTGAACCTACTTGAATCATCGAAATTCCCAATTCTTCATCACGCTCCATTTGGCGAGTAGCGTTAATAATTACTTCAAATACGGCTTTGCGATCATCTGGTTCGCCATCTGTAATCACTAAAATTGTCTCGCCATTGGGTTTAGTTTTACCAGCAACTTTGCGTTGAAAGTAATTATTGAGGGCATCTTGGAGTACACTTGCTAAGTTTGTCGTGCCAGCAGGGTCATTTTCTAAAAATATCTGGGCGACTTTGGCTGAGGTAACATCGTCATAGCGTTTAAATCTTCCAGAAAATACATATACAGTAATGCCATCTGGGTCAAACTGTTCGCACTTTCTGGCTAAAGCAAGAGTAGACTCTTGAGCTATTTCCCATCGACTCCTGCCACCAACTTGGTCAGGGGTAGACATACTACCGCTTTTGTCAATGATTAATGTATAGTCGCGATCGCTCATCATAAGATTCCTTGTAGTAATACCCTGTGGTTCTAGTCTAGTCTAGGGTTCCATTGTACTGACAGAGGATTTAAGCTTCTTAATGACTTTTGTTACTTATTGGCTACTCAAGATTATCTCTGTGATATAGGAATGGGGCATAGGGCATAGGGCATTAGGCACTTGTACTGAGCGTAGTCGAAGTATGGGGCATTGGAATAGTTCAGCTGTTTTTAATCAAATATTTAAATCACGCAGAGCTAAACGAATTTGTTCCAAACGCCTACGGTTGACACCAAGATCTGATTCTCCCACGCGAGATGCCGATCGCAGATGAATAACTGACTCATCGTTAGGTAAATAAAACTCTACATCATCAGTAAATTTGAAGATGCGGCTTTTAGAAAGAGCGTGAATGTAATTATCTTTTTGTTCTATAACTTCTGTACGAGGAACAACGCTGAGAACTTTGAGTAAGGTTTCTCGTGCTGTCTTGTGGTCTACATGATAAGTAATCGGATCAATGGCATGTTTAGAATCAGCATCTTGACTGACAACACAGTTGTTTGAAGCTGGACAAGAACTCAGATGACCATTGTCAATTCCCAAGTTAGAAGAATCAGCCCAAGCAGCAGGAAGTATTAAACTATTAATCAAAGTTAGCAATATAACCAAAGTTATACTCTGTAAAAGCCGTTGCGCGTAGGCATAGCCCGCACTAGGCATCGCTGTCAGCAAATGAGACATGATAAATTTACTCCTAAAGTTTGAATAGCACTCAACTATCTTCTGTCATTTCGGTGCTAATTAATGAATGCCTTCCCATGCCCCATACTTCGACTACGCTCAGTACAAGTGCCCCATGCCCAATGCCCCATGCCCCATACTCAAATCCCACGTCCATTTTTGGCAAACTCATCAATAGTTTGCTGCGAGAGTTCATGAGTGGTCATTGACTGCAACATCTCCAAAGGTAAAGTGAGATGATGAGCGCCAGCTTGTAGAGAGGCCGCTGCTTCTTCAGGAGATTTGATACTAGCTGCCAGAATTTCTGTGCTGCTACCTGTTAGGACACTGGCCATTTCTCGTACTAAAGCTATACCATCACCTAAAAGTCTAGTGGCACGATTGACATAAGCGATCGCATATTTAGCCCCCGCTTCTTGAGAAACAGCCGTTTGAGCTGCGCTATATATTGCTGTCACTGCACAAGGAATTTCTGGTGACAAGGAAGCAACTGCTTGAAAACCAATTAGAGAAGCCGGAATTTTCAATACAGTCTGTTGTCCAATAATTGCAAAAGCTGCTCGTCCTTCTGCCACCATCTCATCCAATTCAGACGACATCAATTGATAAAATACTGGCCCTGTAGTTAGCTCTGCCAATTTTTTAAGTGTAGTTTGCACTGGTAAATTCGTCTTAGACAATAAAGTTGGGTTAGTTGTAATACCTTTGACCCAACCTAATTTTCTAGCAATTTCAGCTTCAGCTGCGATCGCTGAGTCGAGATAAATACTCACTTTTCTATTCTCCTGTAAATCTTCAATTTGGCTAAGCAGTCCCAAAAAAATTGCTCCATTAGTACTGGAGCAATTTTTTTGCAAAGTAATTTTAGTATTGTAAATCTATCTACTTTCTGGATTTTCAGGAATTGGGTTAGTCTCAAAAGTTGGACTAAATTCCGTGGAACGTCGAGTTGGAAGTAATATAGATGAAGGCGGTAAACCACCAATGCGATCGCTGCCATCAATACAAGTATTCAATGCTTGAATTGGTGTCAAGTCTGTTTCACTACGCAAGCCTACAACACACTGAGCAAAGCGCACGGGTAATAAACTACGATTACAGTAAGTTAAAACGTCAGGATTAACTGCTCCTTCGGTATTCTTACTAATACCAGCCACACAAGAAGCATAATCCTTAGGACGGCGGGCTTGGTTACAAGCAGAAAGGGCATCTGGTGCTGCAATTTCTGTATTTCTCTTAATGTAAACCACGCAAGCAGCCAAATCTCTCGGACGCAATGCCCCAGCACAGCCTTGTGATGCTGCTTGTGCAGTTACGCCCTCACCTATAACTCGACCTGCACAGACACGATAATCATTATTATAGGAAGCAGCCATACCAGGAGCGATCGCTAACAACCATCCAGCTACAGCTAAAACTGGTGCTGTCAACCGAATTGCTTTATTCTTGAATGTCGCAGAAACTGAACTACCTTTGTCACTGTTCATCCTGCTAACCTCTGTTTTGCACATTGCCGTTCTCCAAACACCCAAAGTTATGCTAACTCAAATGTGCAACAAGTCTCCTCGAAAACAGGAAAATTGGTAGATCCTGGCATAAATTTTTGATGATTAAATTTATGATTTTTGGCAATAATCATTTCCAACTATTTATAATAGTATGTCTGAGTAAAATTTAAACAGGATTAGATTAAGGAAACTCATGTCCCGATACAGAGGGCCACGCCTCAGAATTGTCCGTCGCTTGGGCGAATTACCAGGATTAAGTCGTAAAAGTCCCAGACGCGCTTATCCACCAGGTCAGCACGGTCAGAACCGCAAGAAACGCTCTGAGTATGCTGTTCGTCTAGAAGAAAAGCAAAAGATGCGTATGAACTACGGTCTGACTGAAAAGCAAATGTTACGTTATGTGCGTAGAGCCAGACGTGTTACTGGTTCTACTGGACAAGTGCTGCTGCAACTCTTAGAAATGCGCTTAGATAATACCGTTTTTCGCATGGGAATGGCTCCCACCATTCCCGCTGCTCGTCAGTTAGTAAATCACGGTCACATTACAGTCAATGGTCGTACAGTGAATATTGCCAGTTACCATTGCCGTCCCGGAGAAGAAATTGCTGTCAGAAACCGAGAAGCATCGCGCGAGTTAGTGGAAGCCAACTTGCAATATCCAGGTTTAGCCAATCTCCCCAGTCATTTAGAATTTGACAAAAACAAGTTGACTGGAAAAGTTAACAGTGTTATCGAACGGGAATGGATCGCGCTACAAGTTAATGAACTGTTGGTAGTGGAATACTACTCACGGCAAGCTTAGGTCAGTGG contains the following coding sequences:
- a CDS encoding alr0857 family protein produces the protein MLKLTYTEGSFYLEYLTQSPEEWVAQRVILAMRVGQILCVEPSTASFLLPVDLPGVDLLRDEVKRDDSKIITLCACDREYIEVTLRGSWLSDSSESVMGVFVTTINSAPNSGFASGVEFFLHKLWQEAQACASVMSE
- a CDS encoding winged helix-turn-helix transcriptional regulator, which translates into the protein MKVEAGNDSRLTCEVETTLKVIGGRWKVLIIRELIAGIKRFGELQRALPGITQKMLTQQLREMEEDGIVHREIYAQIPPKVEYSLTPLGESLKPILYAMHDWATQHVSQLNNKHKS
- a CDS encoding salt stress protein, Slr1339 family, producing the protein MDAIDKLLAQIKAEYDEVQPEKQQPPKSKAAKQFISSSPKSASLVDNLLAEVKADFAAQDETEELKKQQELEKEQFRQAQIKAKQLETLKVRAKEWLDKLDSFSPEGLWFERFAEGYPSKLEAAIEYLQSNE
- a CDS encoding vWA domain-containing protein, which produces MLENRDYTLIIDKSGSMATPDQKGGRSRWVTAQESTLALASKCEQFDPDGITVYLFSGRFKRYDNVTTSKVGQIFQENDPSGTTDLAAVLKHATDDYFQRKSAGTTKPNGEIILVVTDGEPDDRKAVMKVIIEASRRMDRDEELGISFIQVGTDQQATRFLKVLDDELESAGAKFDICDTVTMEDMEDFSLSEVLLNAIND
- a CDS encoding vWA domain-containing protein — encoded protein: MMSDRDYTLIIDKSGSMSTPDQVGGRSRWEIAQESTLALARKCEQFDPDGITVYVFSGRFKRYDDVTSAKVAQIFLENDPAGTTNLASVLQDALNNYFQRKVAGKTKPNGETILVITDGEPDDRKAVFEVIINATRQMERDEELGISMIQVGSDSQATKFLKALDDQLQGVGAKFDICDTVTLDDLEDMSLADVLMNAITD
- a CDS encoding DUF1499 domain-containing protein; the protein is MSHLLTAMPSAGYAYAQRLLQSITLVILLTLINSLILPAAWADSSNLGIDNGHLSSCPASNNCVVSQDADSKHAIDPITYHVDHKTARETLLKVLSVVPRTEVIEQKDNYIHALSKSRIFKFTDDVEFYLPNDESVIHLRSASRVGESDLGVNRRRLEQIRLALRDLNI
- a CDS encoding transaldolase family protein encodes the protein MSIYLDSAIAAEAEIARKLGWVKGITTNPTLLSKTNLPVQTTLKKLAELTTGPVFYQLMSSELDEMVAEGRAAFAIIGQQTVLKIPASLIGFQAVASLSPEIPCAVTAIYSAAQTAVSQEAGAKYAIAYVNRATRLLGDGIALVREMASVLTGSSTEILAASIKSPEEAAASLQAGAHHLTLPLEMLQSMTTHELSQQTIDEFAKNGRGI
- the rpsD gene encoding 30S ribosomal protein S4 translates to MSRYRGPRLRIVRRLGELPGLSRKSPRRAYPPGQHGQNRKKRSEYAVRLEEKQKMRMNYGLTEKQMLRYVRRARRVTGSTGQVLLQLLEMRLDNTVFRMGMAPTIPAARQLVNHGHITVNGRTVNIASYHCRPGEEIAVRNREASRELVEANLQYPGLANLPSHLEFDKNKLTGKVNSVIEREWIALQVNELLVVEYYSRQA